In the genome of Carnobacterium viridans, one region contains:
- a CDS encoding YveK family protein, whose amino-acid sequence MMNTIGMVDLFKMLKKRWWVILLLSLMGVALTTALTNYVLTPRYSSTTQLLVSGQGMNTKSIELGEIETNIQMINTYRDIIEDPVVIDKVINELGNTMSDVELQQKVDVITQDDSQIFGIKVIDTNPNRAAKIANLMAATFQDNIDGIINVENVAILSKAKVNAVPISPNLPLNQVVGLLVGFLLGMILSIILETMDKKVHDEKVITEKLGWIHLGNISEMTKSETVSEEKKAGFTVSSNHVKKALGGD is encoded by the coding sequence ATGATGAATACGATTGGAATGGTAGACCTATTTAAAATGTTGAAGAAACGTTGGTGGGTAATACTATTGTTAAGTTTGATGGGTGTCGCACTTACTACAGCCTTAACAAATTATGTGCTTACCCCTAGATACAGTTCTACAACGCAACTTTTAGTTAGCGGACAAGGTATGAATACGAAATCGATAGAATTGGGAGAAATCGAAACCAATATTCAAATGATCAATACTTACCGAGATATCATAGAAGATCCTGTTGTAATTGACAAAGTAATCAATGAATTGGGAAATACGATGTCTGATGTTGAGTTACAACAAAAGGTTGATGTGATTACTCAGGATGATTCACAAATTTTCGGAATAAAAGTAATAGATACGAATCCAAATCGTGCAGCGAAGATTGCCAATCTAATGGCTGCTACATTTCAAGACAATATAGATGGAATTATCAATGTTGAAAATGTAGCCATTCTTTCAAAAGCTAAAGTAAATGCTGTTCCCATTTCTCCTAATTTACCATTAAATCAAGTAGTTGGTTTATTAGTTGGCTTTCTGTTAGGGATGATTTTATCTATTATTTTAGAAACAATGGATAAGAAAGTACACGATGAAAAAGTCATTACTGAGAAGTTAGGGTGGATCCACTTAGGAAATATTAGTGAAATGACCAAATCAGAAACAGTCAGTGAAGAAAAAAAAGCTGGTTTTACTGTCTCATCAAATCATGTTAAAAAAGCTTTAGGAGGAGATTGA